A window of Rhodococcus sp. SGAir0479 contains these coding sequences:
- a CDS encoding PucR family transcriptional regulator, whose product MAADPPDTSSSSSHQPARAERGPVLQPRRARYQPPPPNTTGRPSRDSLPDALLRRVKQFSGRLSTEAIASMQDQLPFFADLDAEQRASVQMIVQRSVVNFLEWLTDSDSDIRYTIDAFQVIPQDLARRLTLRQTVDMVRVAMEFFEQRLPALARNDRQLVALTESILRYGRELGFAAASVYASAAESRGAWDTRLEALVVDAVVRGDTGSDLQSRAATLNWDATASATVIVGAPPPEESVSVIGTVHTTAQKHGRAALAVVQGERLVMVVSGELGSDKASREFMNELLESFSEGPVVIGPTTPSLGAAHFSAVEALAGMEAVVGWRGAPRPVFAAELLPERALLGDTAAVAALNERLIHPLSGSGTALADTLDAYLDSGGAVEACARQLFVHPNTVRYRLKRISEITGRDPTNPRDAYVLRVAATVGRLAQTRVQTSTSDTSVTNVTFRKAGA is encoded by the coding sequence GCCCGCCCGCGCGGAGCGGGGACCGGTCCTGCAGCCGCGGCGGGCCCGGTATCAGCCGCCGCCGCCCAACACCACGGGGCGTCCAAGCCGCGATTCCCTGCCCGACGCGCTGCTCCGCCGCGTCAAGCAGTTCTCGGGCCGGCTCTCCACCGAGGCGATCGCCTCGATGCAGGACCAGCTCCCGTTCTTCGCCGACCTCGACGCCGAACAGCGCGCGAGCGTCCAGATGATCGTCCAGCGGTCGGTCGTCAACTTCCTCGAATGGCTCACGGACTCCGACAGCGACATCCGGTACACGATCGACGCCTTCCAGGTGATCCCGCAGGATCTGGCACGGCGGTTGACGCTGCGCCAGACGGTCGACATGGTGCGGGTGGCGATGGAGTTCTTCGAGCAGCGGCTGCCGGCGCTGGCCCGCAACGACCGGCAGCTCGTGGCGCTCACCGAGTCGATCCTGCGCTACGGCCGTGAGCTCGGCTTCGCGGCGGCTTCGGTGTACGCGAGCGCGGCCGAGTCCCGCGGCGCGTGGGACACCCGACTCGAGGCGCTCGTCGTCGACGCGGTGGTTCGCGGCGACACCGGTTCGGACCTGCAGTCCCGCGCCGCGACCCTCAACTGGGACGCCACCGCCTCCGCGACGGTGATCGTGGGCGCTCCCCCACCCGAGGAGAGCGTGTCGGTCATCGGCACCGTGCACACCACCGCGCAGAAGCACGGCCGCGCCGCGCTCGCGGTGGTGCAGGGCGAGCGCCTGGTGATGGTGGTCAGCGGCGAGTTGGGCAGTGACAAGGCGTCCCGCGAGTTCATGAACGAGCTGCTCGAGAGCTTCTCCGAGGGTCCCGTCGTGATCGGACCGACCACTCCCAGCCTCGGCGCGGCGCACTTCAGTGCGGTCGAGGCGCTGGCCGGGATGGAGGCCGTGGTGGGGTGGCGGGGCGCCCCCCGGCCGGTGTTCGCGGCCGAACTCCTGCCCGAACGGGCACTGCTCGGCGACACCGCCGCGGTCGCGGCTCTGAACGAGCGTTTGATCCATCCGCTGTCGGGCTCCGGCACCGCGCTCGCGGACACCCTCGACGCGTACCTGGACTCCGGCGGCGCCGTGGAGGCCTGCGCCCGTCAGCTGTTTGTTCATCCAAATACCGTCCGGTACCGGTTGAAGCGCATTTCCGAGATCACCGGCCGCGATCCCACGAATCCACGAGACGCGTACGTGCTCCGTGTCGCAGCCACAGTGGGCCGACTTGCCCAAACGCGCGTTCAAACGTCGACTTCGGACACTTCCGTCACAAATGTCACATTCCGGAAGGCCGGGGCGTAA